The genomic interval TTGAGTGCTACACCTCAGAGCGTACGAGAAGCACTCGCTAAGCAAGAATGGAGctcagcgttaatatcagcatTACGACTTAACGAACCTAAGATTGTTCAAGAGGCAATCGAACGTGTTCCTCTTAAAGACAGTAATAATTTAACTTGCTAAATactatttataaaatgaaatttttatcaatgtcaactaaatttataattttttagttAGTTTGACTATTGCAAATTTACCCGATGACTATTTAAGGAGAGTTTTGAAAACCATATCTGATTTAGTCGAAGGTAGTTGTCATATAGAGTTTTATTTACATTGGATATCGTCTGCTTTTACAACACATGGATCCCGCGCACAAGGAATGTTCCCTATGCCCACTTTACTGGCACTCGAGAAAGGTTTATCTCGAAAATATCAGCAACTCTCTGATATGTAAGTTTAtaagttaataaaaatattttaaatcattatgcataattgtatttatatgtttttaaatttattttttagatgtGATTTCAATAAATACACAATCAGGTATATAAAAGATCTCGGAAGAAAACACGACGAACAAGCTAATGCCATGGAGGTAGATGATGAGCTAAAATCTGAAGCAGACTCTAGTGGAAGGGGCACAGGAGAATCAGAAATTGACTCAGATGCTGATTCCATGGCGTAGATTTAACATAAAATTTCTCATTTCAtgtacaaatttttaataaataatttttttatatttcctcaatttttatttatttcaaactgTTAGCCATATTGATTTTTCTTTAACCTTAATTATCTTTGCAAATGCGATTAAGTAAATGAAACCTACCAAGTGTCTGCAAGGTGAAAATGCTAACGTACCGTTAGTTTGCTATTATTCTTGCAGTGAACATGGTCGACGGTGAGTTTTTTCTGTTATAGATGTAATATATTAGCTTATATTCGATCTAAGTAAAATTTTCGCTGTAGTCGTAGATCCAGGCGTTGTAAAAATAGGTGCATATAAATATGAAGACTCTACACGTTACGTTGGAGAATGGAACTCCCGAGGTCAAAAGCATGGAATGGGACATCTAGTTTTACCTGACGGTACTAGATATGATGGGGCGTTTATTAATGGACTTTGTTCAGGTTTAGGCGTGATGACTTTTGCAGATGGTGCCAAGTAATGTTTCGtttcattttcttaatttaaccTGTAGATGTCATTTGAATATTGTTGTGGTATTTTATACAttgaggattttttttaattgaatagatATGAGGGAGAATTCATGCAGGGATGGTTTCATGGGCATGGGGTGTTTTGGAGAGCTGATGGAATGAAATTTGAAGGGGAATTTCGAGGTGGCAGGATATGGGGATTAGGTCAATTGGTTACTTTTCATTACATTTATAATTTGtgaggtaattacatatgtttcAAATTTGTTCTTTTTGTAGGCCTTGTAACATTTAGTGATGGTAGTAATGGATTTCCAAGAAACGAGGGATTCTTCCAAGATTGTCGCCTTGTGAGAAAAAAGCGTTGTTCAGAAATTGTTCAAAAAGCTCAAAAGGTCGCATACATGGCGAGGGCTCAATGTCAacaagtttaaattaaaataaaagaaaaggtTTAAAATGTAaactataaatttaattcatattaaaaatatatataacctaattatatttacaatgcTAATGTAACAAGTTACAGCGTGAACGTAAAactgcagtatttttattttatgtaatcgtattttaaataaatctatgacaaattaagaaatatgtaatataaaatttttgtatatatacaaaactgcTGTTTTACGTATGTGTTGTGAcaataagtaatacaaaataactcttaaatatgtaaataacacataaacattacatttttgtcgaaaatatatttttttatcgtaaaaccatatatatatttatttttattatattgagcAAGACGTAAAGTGATGCACTTTGACTTGATTCTTAAGtaattacaaaaatacatatatcatattattttatttgttgtttcgtgttatatttatagtatattgaatagacatacatattcaatgttaccttttatatatttcttataaaaatacatttttaatcttagagaaatacatttaaaaatatcttcatTTATTGTAAACTAATTTGATGTcagcattatatttttataagtcgACTTTTATTTTGTCGtacttgatatatacatatataagttatgGTTTAGATTTATTCGACCTTATTCTTGTTGTAATAATATTCTTCAGTCATGCGCTTATCTTCTTGTTCATAAGTTTGGCCATACCTAACTTCTAATGCTTTTCCTccctgtaatttaacattacatgatataaaatataattttgaataaactatttttaaaaatgtttttatgtgtttaaattttaaacttacatGTTCCATGTAAGCTCTCAAATAGAATTTTCCGAACAGTACGATGAAGGAAATCATGTAGAAAATAAGAGTGTAGTGCATCCACAACGGGAATTCGCAACCGGTACGTAATCCATTGACACCGAGAACAAGAGCAGTTGTGAATTGGATCTGTAATGACAatgcattatattaaaaattacattcacTTACTATAATATCAAACGGTGTTTAATATCTGTGATTTATTTTACCAATTGAAGGATCGTCAAGTATTTCTTCCACCATAAGAATTTGCTAACTTTTGGTCCGAAGACAGAGAGTCCGTAGTAAGTGTACATCAACACATGAATTGTACTGTTACCCATGGCAGGCAAGAAGgctaattatttcaaataaaattatggtCAGCATGGATAGATTGCATAAATAagatttgtttattataattatatatatagtattctCACTTGAGCCACTTGGCACCCATTTGATTCCAATCCACCAAAAGGAGAACATCGTAGAATGATGGTAAACATGCAAGAATGTTAGTTGTTCATCTTTCTTGCGAAGGATGAAGAAGAAAGTATCGCAAAACTCAAGTAACTTTGAGAAGTAATACCACCAAACTGCGTTTGCTATCTAAAATTACACATTAAgttgttttcaaattaatattaataatgaacATTTCTTATGTTTTCGTAGTtgaaatattatgttataaaaacaaaatctttattattaatttgtgcATTACCTGGATTTCATCTGGATCATATCGTTGTCGGCAAGGTTCACAAATGTAACTGTACCGCAGACGCCATGAAGCCGTCAACAGTTGAACAGCAATGTAACAATTGAGTGCAGCCATGGATAAGTTGTAGGGCACCAGCAGCCATGTTAGCTTGAAGGCAGGTCTATTTTTCATGAGACGAGGTCCGGTATATACGATTGCCAAATATATCAATGTGTAAAACAGTGTCGGTATAGGAGAGTCTACCAGCAGCCATCCTTTAGTTCGGTCATCTGTAAGCAACAATCGCGTTAATCTCATTAAACAAACATGATTTTCATCTTATGGAAAACGAAAGAGTTTCACTAATGAAAGTGATGTTTTAATGTTAATTGTAATGGAACAAAAACGTCAAGGTCTGCACACGTAaatgtaattttagtacatagtGAACGATCTTCATTTTCCGTCTGGCAAGCACAACGATCTGAATTATCACAAGTGTCACGATGCATCGTGAACGAGTTCTTCGTGATAGAACAAATTTTGCAAATTGTTTtcctttcatttaaaaaaaacagagAAATCAGAAAGGTGCTTAAAATCTATGTAGATTAAAGCAGACAGacatgaatagaaaaaaaaaataatgtaattccatcaaaactaaaataaacatatgtataaaacacttttttttatcatacataataTCGAGTgatcaaaaatcaatatatacatacatatgcatgcataGGGCAgcgcctaggagttcggccGCCTGCGTGCAAACTTaaaatcggccgctctttaattttatcagcatttgtataaatcatattaataaaaaaaaataaaaaaaatgtgagtaGTGCAAAAACCTTACCTTGAGATAAATATTGTGAGAGAAAtttagtgttgaaaattttaatcacaataaaaattaaccagaaaaacagacagagaaccaaaacgtttagttctgaataGGACCAGACGATAACGTTTTCAAGTGCATTCATGAagatatagtgtttttacccccaatcccacatctaggacataCATGACCAACTAATACTCAACATCATTAAAGTTTTCAACAACATCTGGccgtcgcaaagataatagaacataaaaaagCTAGCTCTATGCGGatcgaagctatacctgctatcccgttatttccctgAATTCGAGTGTATTACAAATTttaacttgcaacagcaatcaacatgtatacaacaagacaacctaaatgcattttaaaaagtacgatgtctcATTTCTtccggccgcctgtgtgcgttgctcacatttgtatacatggTAAGCGCGGCCCTGTGTATtcattaaggcttccaatcccgggataccgggcaccgggatcccggtgttttctggtaccgtgaatcccggtgctgaaactagtttgaataccgggattacggtgccggcagaaatttctttaaagatatattatttttacaaaaataatatggaaaaaaacataaaacaacattatataatgaacaatggtgggatgagctaTGAAAGTCATAGtacatttgtttgccacccgtttcgacgctgggttgccgtttccacgaaatggtatgaacggcctgtattgtgtcgcagatattatgctcaaccgcaatgatatttgaagcatattttaactgattcgaactcagaatcgaccactgatcacgtttacgtgatctagaaaaaaatgtgtgtgtgtctgtgtttctgtgtgtttattttgagtcagtgtattttaaaaatttcttacatgtaatagaaattattaatattataccccaatattttttcctaaatctacagtagtacttttaatttagagaatcaaggttttttgtgtgtttctaagaaattatttaatttattgaactaaatttttaacaagctatgtataaaagttggtaaaCATCCGTCAACCATGTAGAAtatagccaaactctcaaaaataGTACgtcaatatgggagtattttttgcgtgaaacatcgggagagtttgcaaaatgcaatgcgcgtgcacattaatacgggaggaaaagcctgttcctcttgttcttgttgtatcctgctcgcgcaaattaagtaagtatgtaccgtttaccatgcacccttttttttgatttttcgattttcgatctttgccttccgatatttgcgttttcgggcgtttcacattcgggcccgtgatgGAGACCGGTGTATAACATATAAGGATACACTTTTGAAAAGTGATTTATAGATTAACATCCACAATCCACTAGAAAGTGTATTGAGTGGGTGATGATGTGTGAGATACAAATTGAATGACCTTTCTCGCTTTCATCTCTTGACATTTGTAGACTATTAAATAACATCATGCATAAGCATTTCAGAATTTTTGGTTATTAAAAGATTGACTGGACGCATGAATTGCTGATAGCATGAATAATTAAGTTCGAGAGAAAAATTTTGGGCGGTAAAAATGGGTCAAACTTAAATTACCGACAACTTTTTCTTCCGATCGATGGGCCTCTAGAACAggttccattttttttcattgaaaagcaatatacatatatgtatgtatacaggtaCGAATCGTGAGTCAAAAAATCGTCTCGCGCATCTTTCTTCACGAGAGAAATCGCTGTTGAGGATAGAAGAAAGGTAActcaaaatatcaaatataaatatttttctgaacgagctatgtatgtactatattgtatgtacatcgtTGATATTGAAGTCACCATaatattttcagtattgaaTTGTCGACCAGTTTTGTAtgaaatacgtacatactaaatacatatacatgtattgtgaataggtttttgagctctttttcctattatgctgtagattaacattagaataatataatactatgattactaaccaaattaaattaaattgtaaaatagaaaatgatcagtagatcagtagctattaaaatagatataagatgtattgtgaacataatttcgtaataataaaaagcatttaaaaataaaaaaaaaaacatacatatacatacatacatattataaaacaagatgaaatgtaatatatttttccttGACTACATTGTAAATTtttgtgtatgtacacataAGTACTTTAGTGAAAGTTTGCCCATATTGAAATGTACATTGATTTTTTCTCGTTTCACAcgtgttttataaatttctacaaGTGTTAAAATGGCATGTTTTACTATAGATTATACCAATCAATCATTATTAAGCAAATAGCGATGTATGCGAGTTTTTAACCGACAGAACCTAATGGtaataattacaatcaataaTGATTTACCATTCTGCTATAAAGTTAAACAATAAGTGCCACTCATCGAACTTTAGAAAGTTGAAATCAATTTCCTCTTGAAAATTCAGCCTAATTTGTAGTGATTGATTCACCTATGTACATGTCTGTATATTCGTACTTAATTGCTGATTAATTATatctataaaattatttcaattttgttgGATAACAAGTACTATATTAGAGCCCATACATATGGCCctgatgggtctacgtgacgagccagaatgttaaattacagaaaacacaaatatcggaaggcaaagatcgaaaatcgaaagatcttaagtcgaaagatcaaaaaaaaaaaagggtgcatggtcacttaatttgcacgagcagggtataacaggaacaagaggaacagacttttcctcccgtattctgcgcgcgcacattaatacgggaggaaaagcctgttcctcttgttcctgttgtatcctgctcgcgcaaattaagcgagtatgtaccgtttaccatgcaccctattttttttctctttcgacttaagatctttcggttttcgatctttgccttccgatatttgcgttttctgtaatttaacattctggctcgtcacggagaccgggccCTGATATACTACAGGGcccataaatatattaaatatttgctctattgtaaatttaaattaaaaaataacaatttttttattatcaattttattttcggggtttaaaataaaattgttgtttTCGAAGATTATGAAAGtctatttttcttataaaagATCATTTTATCTGCCTTATctgtttcatttgttttattgttaacaatatatttaaaataataatttaaaactctataatatattatgttccATTTTTATGgattgattttcaaaatatttccgtatatacatatctattatttttatgttatccCTTCAGTATCTCTTTTTTTAGACTCCacttatctttatttattagaaactagtggttttacccggcttcgctcggtctttataatataaaccgtttaaagaTGACAAATctacataatagtaaaaattaatttgtttttttttttcaaagaatcaaaaaaaaaataacgacagctaatcagaaacgaatggtttttttttaatctaatatataatttcgaaagagactttgtaagtatgtattgtATTGGTTGGTAACTTtcagatcccgattactgtttcagttcccgattactgtttcagttccggatcccgatttgtTTCAGTTtcagatcccgattactgtttcagtttcggatcccaattactgtttcagttccggataccaaTTACTGGTTCAATTCCGAATCCGAatgcctttttcaattccggatttcgattactgtttcagttccgggtcCCGATtattgtttcagttccggatcccgatagCTGTTTGTTCCGAATCGGGatgcctttttcaattccgggttccgattactgttttagttccggatcccgatagATGTTTGTTCCGAATCTGAatgcctttttcaattccgggttctgattactgtttcagttccggatctcgaTTTTTGTTTCAGTTACGGATCCggaatcctttttcagttccagttccggatccggattcctgtttcagttccggattaggattattttttcagttcaagTTCACttagatatatataaaaaaaacattatttatgattGGCTGTCAATTCTATTCTTTAATTTGAGACCTTtagtaaaaaacaaataaatttttactataagattaatcatgtttaatctgtttatacaataaataccgagcgaagccgggtaaaaccactagtatataatattgtaacgtatactaaaaagagccgccgccaatcggattaggccgaggcgcatccctgatactgtgcgaccgttataattggtttcaaggattatctctagcctaagtgctgtcggctaaacaatgattgcacttagcggcgatagcggttctcggtcgcattcccgtggagttcttagaactaacaacgccaaagcgtgggactgcacattcgagtacgtgaccataataataggtaaacaaattagacgtcgaagatgtcctgagagatctaccccttataaggcggtacttaggcgatattaagacattctggactgagcactgccagtgtgtgtatctccttaaccatcaataaatgctatgacacgactttggccttttacttggatcctccacctaaccctacgcaacaatatagaGGAATCGGCATTGAAATTGTaaccgggaatcggaactgaaatcgaaactggaactgaaatagagttccggatccggaactgaaaatggaatcgggatccggaactgaaaaaggaatccagatCCGGAGCTGAAAAAAGAATGGAAATCTaaaacggaatcgaaatcgatatcgatatcgtcgtcatatcaagaaaaaaaatgattttgtcaATAGCGTCACGGATtgtacgaaccaaaacttacataaaaatgtacatacatagaaagtctcttttaaaattacataggaTATTAGATGTTCCTGTAAATGCGTAAAGCTTTTACTTATCTGTTTTTCACATACTGTTGTTTCtgatttcttttgtttatacacaagttatataatataccagtctgttgttatttatattacacaagttatataatatactgcCCGGCGTCACTCTGGCTAGCGAAAgtaaaaaaaagc from Arctopsyche grandis isolate Sample6627 chromosome 9, ASM5162203v2, whole genome shotgun sequence carries:
- the rtp gene encoding MORN repeat-containing protein retinophilin codes for the protein MVDVVDPGVVKIGAYKYEDSTRYVGEWNSRGQKHGMGHLVLPDGTRYDGAFINGLCSGLGVMTFADGAKYEGEFMQGWFHGHGVFWRADGMKFEGEFRGGRIWGLGLVTFSDGSNGFPRNEGFFQDCRLVRKKRCSEIVQKAQKVAYMARAQCQQV
- the LOC143916733 gene encoding very long chain fatty acid elongase 4-like isoform X2; translated protein: MHRDTCDNSDRCACQTENEDRSLYDRTKGWLLVDSPIPTLFYTLIYLAIVYTGPRLMKNRPAFKLTWLLVPYNLSMAALNCYIAVQLLTASWRLRYSYICEPCRQRYDPDEIQIANAVWWYYFSKLLEFCDTFFFILRKKDEQLTFLHVYHHSTMFSFWWIGIKWVPSGSTFLPAMGNSTIHVLMYTYYGLSVFGPKVSKFLWWKKYLTILQLIQFTTALVLGVNGLRTGCEFPLWMHYTLIFYMISFIVLFGKFYLRAYMEHGGKALEVRYGQTYEQEDKRMTEEYYYNKNKVE
- the LOC143916733 gene encoding very long chain fatty acid elongase 4-like isoform X1, whose translation is MTSLINSTQTVIQTTYDYYLWTLSLSDDRTKGWLLVDSPIPTLFYTLIYLAIVYTGPRLMKNRPAFKLTWLLVPYNLSMAALNCYIAVQLLTASWRLRYSYICEPCRQRYDPDEIQIANAVWWYYFSKLLEFCDTFFFILRKKDEQLTFLHVYHHSTMFSFWWIGIKWVPSGSTFLPAMGNSTIHVLMYTYYGLSVFGPKVSKFLWWKKYLTILQLIQFTTALVLGVNGLRTGCEFPLWMHYTLIFYMISFIVLFGKFYLRAYMEHGGKALEVRYGQTYEQEDKRMTEEYYYNKNKVE